A genomic stretch from Falco cherrug isolate bFalChe1 chromosome 1, bFalChe1.pri, whole genome shotgun sequence includes:
- the TIGD4 gene encoding tigger transposable element-derived protein 4 translates to MAEAAGSPLPAPAVRRKKSISIEEKIDIISAVESGEKKADIAAKYGIKKNSLSSIMKNKEKVLEAFESLRFDPKRKRLRTAFYTDLEEALMKWYRIAQCLNVPVNGPMLRLKANDFAQKLGHSDFKCSNGWLDRFKSRYGLVFRGQPVEVAATTAVDAPTPWYQNVLPGYLNDFQPKNVFYIQETGLLYQMLPHNTFAFKGETCSVGKLSEERITVAVGTNMDGSEKLPLLVIGKNKCPQPFKDVKALPVDYEANDKAWMTSELFEQWMHKLDHRFQAQQRQVVILVDSLPAHTEVKNLKSVKLVFSPPDSSSCVTTKRGVIRSLKVKYRHCLIKRFVDCVEGNKEFMLSLLDAIEMLYLCWKEVTPETIVKSYSEAGFKLKTKANGNDTEVKSHFDLIAHAQAAGVEFPEGLSLEDYAALDDGLLTYEMPTNNERMCAKESASDEAGTFAGDEDEDEGDRCQGAEQPLPSKNEALSALDTLRKFLRSQDTDDSLHDSLADLENFIQHVAYK, encoded by the coding sequence ATGGCAGAGGCTGCGGGGagcccgctgcccgcccccgctgtgaggaggaaaaaaagcatatcTATCGAGGAAAAAATCGACATCATAAGTGCTGTGGAGAGCGGCGAGAAAAAGGCAGACATCGCAGCCAAGTATGGCATCAAGAAGAATTCCTTGTCTTCAATTatgaagaataaagaaaaagttttggAAGCCTTTGAATCCCTACGGTTTGAtcctaaaagaaaaaggctgaggACTGCTTTTTATACCGACCTGGAGGAGGCGTTGATGAAGTGGTACAGAATTGCTCAGTGCTTGAATGTGCCTGTAAACGGTCCGATGTTGCGCCTCAAGGCTAACGATTTTGCCCAGAAGCTCGGACACAGTGATTTTAAATGCAGCAATGGCTGGCTCGACCGTTTCAAGTCGAGGTACGGTTTAGTGTTCAGAGGTCAGCCCGTAGAAGTGGCTGCTACTACTGCAGTGGATGCTCCAACTCCTTGGTACCAAAATGTTCTTCCTGGTTATTTAAATGATTTTCAGCCAAAAAACGTGTTTTATATACAGGAGACTGGATTGTTGTATCAGATGTTACCACATAACACGTTTGCATTTAAAGGGGAAACTTGTTCTGTAGGTAAACTAAGTGAAGAGAGAATAACCGTAGCGGTGGGTACAAATATGGATGGCTCTGAGAAACTTCCTTTGCTTGTtataggaaaaaacaaatgtcCACAGCCTTTCAAAGATGTGAAGGCGTTACCTGTGGATTATGAAGCAAATGATAAGGCATGGATGACTTCAGAACTGTTTGAACAGTGGATGCATAAACTTGATCACAGATTTCAAGCACAGCAGAGACAAGTAGTTATTCTGGTTGATTCTCTCCCAGCTCACACAGAAGTAAAGAACCTGAAGTCTGTCAAATTAGTGTTCTCTCCTCCAGACTCATCTTCATGTGTAACTACAAAACGAGGGGTTATCAGAAGTCTGAAGGTTAAATACAGGCATTGTCTTATCAAGAGATTTGTTGACTGtgtagaaggaaataaagagtTTATGCTGTCTCTTCTTGATGCAATAGAGATGTTGTACCTGTGCTGGAAGGAAGTAACACCAGAGACTATAGTAAAAAGTTACTCCGAAGCAGGattcaaattaaaaaccaaGGCAAATGGTAATGACACAGAGGTTAAAAGCCATTTTGATTTGATTGCACatgcacaggcagctggagTGGAGTTTCCAGAAGGTTTATCTTTGGAGGACTATGCGGCTCTAGATGACGGCTTGTTAACTTATGAAATGCCCACAAATAATGAAAGGATGTGTGCCAAAGAGAGCGCATCAGATGAAGCTGGGACATTTGCTGGTGATGAAGATGAGGATGAAGGTGATCGATGTCAGGGAGCTGAACAGCCTTTACCATCAAAAAATGAAGCTTTGAGTGCTTTAGATACCCTTCGAAAGTTTCTCAGAAGTCAAGACACAGATGATTCTCTTCACGATTCCCTAGCTGACCTGGAGAATTTTATTCAACATGtagcatataaataa